A genomic segment from Spinacia oleracea cultivar Varoflay chromosome 3, BTI_SOV_V1, whole genome shotgun sequence encodes:
- the LOC110795530 gene encoding plant UBX domain-containing protein 2: MDDMKDKFKGFMKKVNNQMSSSSSSSGKFKGQGRVLGSSSSSSGPTNPNPIRPSSAAQTVHPKPLITPPRFDQRPTSFEGQKGSIPNPKSNPDSNPNHPSSIDGFDPFDSLITTGKRNKNGYSLNNVFECPVCGSGFTSEEEVSSHIESCITAKTSNGSIDDAADLDSASNPSMVMNSNENKVESTNKLEGCIGVYLSGNPSDSSVDIVMRLFRNTVKEPENPKFRRIRMSNPKIREAIGEVTGGIELLEEVGFELKEEGGEMWAVMDTPSEEQLLMLKNSVNLIEQAKSSSLSSSLKVASDKVEVEKKVKENEPLIIDRQIKVFFSVSESVAARITLPDSFYKLSSEEVRREAELRKKKMAESQLLIPKSFKEKQAQAARKRYTRTIIRVQFPDGVVLQGVFSPKESTSALYEFVSVALKQEGLEFELIHPVPLKRRLIPCFPAPGERASTLEQEDLVPSALVKFKPIETDSMMFTGLRNELLEISEPL; the protein is encoded by the coding sequence ATGGATGACATGAAAGACAAATTCAAGGGTTTCATGAAAAAGGTCAACAATCAAAtgtcatcatcatcttcttcctctgGCAAATTCAAAGGTCAAGGCAGAGTTCTTggttcttcttcatcttcttcagggCCCACTAATCCGAACCCTATTCGCCCCTCTTCAGCCGCACAAACTGTTCATCCAAAGCCTTTAATCACACCACCAAGATTTGATCAAAGACCCACCTCATTTGAAGGTCAAAAGGGTTCAATTccaaatccaaaatcaaacccaGATTCGAACCCCAATCACCCTTCCTCTATAGATGGGTTTGATCCATTTGATTCATTGATTACAACTGGGAAAAGAAATAAGAATGGGTACTCACTTAATAACGTGTTCGAATGCCCAGTTTGTGGTTCGGGTTTTACTTCTGAAGAGGAGGTGTCATCGCACATTGAATCTTGTATTACTGCTAAAACAAGCAATGGATCAATAGATGATGCTGCTGATTTGGATTCGGCTTCAAATCCTTCAATGGTAATGAATAGTAATGAAAATAAGGTCGAATCAACAAACAAATTAGAAGGTTGTATTGGTGTGTATTTGTCAGGAAACCCATCTGATAGTTCTGTTGATATTGTAATGAGGTTGTTCAGAAACACAGTGAAGGAGCCAGAAAATCCGAAATTTCGCAGGATAAGGATGAGCAATCCCAAGATAAGGGAAGCCATTGGTGAAGTAACTGGAGGAATTGAGTTACTAGAAGAAGTTGGATTTGAACTTAAAGAAGAGGGAGGAGAGATGTGGGCTGTGATGGATACACCTTCAGAAGAGCAACTTCTGATGTTGAAAAACTCAGTAAACTTAATTGAACAGGCAAAAAGTAGCAGCTTATCATCTTCATTGAAGGTAGCCAGTGACAAGGTTGAAGTTGAAAAGAAGGTGAAAGAGAATGAGCCTTTGATCATTGATAGACAAATTAAAGTGTTCTTTTCAGTTTCTGAGAGTGTTGCTGCAAGAATTACATTACCAGACTCTTTCTACAAGCTGTCATCTGAAGAAGTGAGAAGAGAAGCAGAGTTGAGGAAGAAGAAAATGGCAGAATCTCAGCTTTTGATCCCCAAATCTTTTAAAGAAAAGCAAGCTCAAGCTGCTAGGAAGAGATATACAAGAACAATCATCAGAGTTCAGTTTCCTGATGGGGTGGTTTTACAAGGTGTTTTCTCACCTAAAGAGTCAACTAGTGCTCTCTATGAGTTTGTTAGTGTGGCTCTGAAACAAGAAGGGTTGGAATTTGAGTTGATACATCCGGTCCCACTGAAACGGCGTTTGATACCGTGTTTTCCTGCACCGGGGGAGAGAGCATCGACACTCGAGCAAGAGGATTTAGTCCCCTCAGCTCTTGTGAAATTCAAGCCTATTGAGActgattcaatgatgtttactGGTCTTAGGAATGAACTGCTTGAAATAAGTGAACctctttag